The Pyrobaculum sp. 3827-6 genome has a segment encoding these proteins:
- a CDS encoding pyridoxal phosphate-dependent aminotransferase, producing the protein MRGLSPRISALRESPTRKIDELREKLRRENRDVILLSTGQPSIPPPREVREALGELLKTESMELYGYTPSQGIYEVRQAVSEDLWRLGGLEVPPEQIVLTAGGQAAMFSTLATLIEPGDEVVVTDPTYFGYRPLLEYFGAVIKPVVTSLEDGFQPDPEILKGVVSRKTKAMILVSPDNPTGRTLREDVAKAVADLAVDYDFWLITDEAYKTLIYEGSHVYLYKMAPERTISINTFSKDPAIPGWRLGYVYGPPEVIPRIKLVNEEMVYCPPSFAQRLVAIYLRSESRTRYIREVVEIYRQKRDVAVAALRRYVPEARFVVPSGSMFVFADLSRYISDGEIFSRELLERYGVAVVPGSYFSNVYKAAVRISFVTETPQRIEEGIRRIGEALRAT; encoded by the coding sequence GGGCTTTCTCCCAGAATCTCGGCTCTTAGAGAGTCGCCCACCCGCAAAATTGACGAACTACGTGAAAAACTTAGGAGAGAGAACAGAGACGTAATTCTACTCTCAACAGGCCAGCCATCTATCCCACCCCCCCGCGAGGTGAGGGAGGCCCTCGGGGAACTACTCAAGACAGAGTCGATGGAGCTGTATGGGTACACGCCAAGCCAAGGTATTTATGAAGTAAGGCAGGCGGTATCAGAGGATTTGTGGAGACTAGGCGGCCTAGAGGTGCCCCCAGAGCAGATAGTCCTAACAGCCGGGGGCCAGGCCGCCATGTTTTCCACACTGGCGACGTTAATAGAGCCGGGAGACGAAGTCGTGGTGACAGACCCCACGTATTTCGGCTATAGACCGCTGTTGGAGTACTTCGGCGCAGTTATAAAACCCGTAGTCACGTCGCTGGAGGACGGTTTTCAACCAGACCCCGAGATTTTGAAAGGTGTAGTTAGCAGAAAGACAAAGGCCATGATACTAGTAAGCCCCGACAACCCCACTGGGAGGACTCTGAGAGAGGACGTGGCCAAGGCCGTGGCCGACCTCGCCGTTGACTACGACTTCTGGCTAATAACCGACGAGGCCTACAAAACACTGATCTACGAGGGGAGCCACGTATATCTCTACAAAATGGCGCCAGAGCGCACGATTTCAATCAATACCTTTTCTAAGGACCCGGCCATCCCCGGGTGGCGTCTTGGCTACGTATACGGGCCGCCGGAGGTGATACCCAGAATCAAGCTGGTCAACGAGGAAATGGTCTACTGCCCCCCGTCGTTCGCCCAGAGGCTCGTGGCCATATACCTCCGCTCCGAGTCTAGGACGAGGTATATAAGGGAGGTGGTGGAGATATACCGCCAGAAAAGAGACGTCGCCGTGGCGGCGTTGAGGAGGTACGTGCCAGAGGCGAGGTTTGTGGTGCCGTCGGGGTCCATGTTCGTATTTGCAGACCTCTCGCGGTACATAAGCGACGGGGAGATCTTCTCGAGAGAGTTGCTGGAGAGGTACGGAGTTGCGGTGGTCCCCGGCTCCTACTTCAGCAATGTGTACAAAGCCGCTGTACGTATTTCGTTTGTGACGGAGACGCCGCAGAGGATCGAGGAGGGGATTAGGAGGATCGGCGAGGCGCTTAGAGCCACGTGA
- a CDS encoding 8-oxo-dGTP diphosphatase — MILVETLLYLLRGGEVLLILKKRGLGAGLYNGVGGKVKPGETPEEAAVREAVEEIGVKPLQLNWGGLLEFWNFVDGGVESVHYVHVFTSNSYVGEPRESEEAIPQWFRREEVPYDKMWEDDRYWLPIVLGGGRIYGKFEFQKWKLVKWYLYLLEEASQPLLDLVKLGT, encoded by the coding sequence GTGATACTTGTAGAGACGCTTCTGTACCTGCTCAGAGGCGGGGAGGTCCTTCTGATTCTAAAAAAGCGGGGACTCGGGGCGGGCCTCTACAACGGCGTAGGCGGCAAGGTGAAGCCGGGAGAGACGCCGGAGGAGGCCGCCGTGAGGGAGGCCGTGGAGGAGATCGGCGTGAAACCATTGCAACTGAATTGGGGCGGCCTTCTTGAGTTTTGGAATTTTGTAGACGGCGGCGTTGAGTCCGTCCACTACGTCCACGTGTTTACGTCGAATAGCTACGTGGGGGAGCCGCGGGAAAGCGAGGAGGCCATCCCCCAGTGGTTTAGGAGGGAGGAGGTGCCTTACGACAAGATGTGGGAAGACGACCGCTACTGGCTTCCTATTGTGCTGGGAGGAGGGCGGATCTACGGGAAGTTCGAGTTTCAAAAATGGAAGTTGGTAAAGTGGTATCTCTACCTACTTGAGGAGGCTAGCCAGCCTCTCCTTGATCTGGTTAAGCTCGGCACGTAG
- a CDS encoding transcription factor: MAEEERTVERVHVEERAGKQILVIRWNTGKTSAGRLFGRYGAGGRPDFFRLLFGAVAGSLREKFGPQGEEIFNKIRDSEEFRRTSREIFDEMKEWFFNEQAPRHGLDKGDIFMVITEIELDPSTGELRWRRDKTELYYWVRSDRCQQVAAPRECKDLAEENERLRQEVERLRAELNQIKERLASLLK; encoded by the coding sequence ATGGCTGAGGAGGAGAGGACGGTAGAGAGGGTCCACGTGGAGGAGAGGGCGGGTAAGCAGATCCTCGTCATCAGGTGGAATACGGGGAAGACCTCGGCGGGGAGGCTATTCGGAAGATACGGCGCCGGGGGGAGGCCCGACTTCTTTAGGCTACTGTTTGGCGCAGTGGCGGGCTCCCTTAGGGAGAAGTTCGGGCCCCAGGGGGAGGAGATTTTTAACAAGATTAGGGATTCTGAGGAGTTTAGGAGAACCAGCAGAGAGATCTTCGACGAGATGAAAGAGTGGTTTTTCAACGAACAGGCGCCTAGACACGGCTTGGACAAAGGCGACATATTCATGGTAATAACCGAAATAGAGCTAGATCCCTCCACTGGGGAGCTCCGGTGGCGGAGAGACAAGACGGAGCTCTACTACTGGGTCAGAAGCGACAGGTGTCAACAAGTCGCGGCGCCGAGGGAGTGTAAAGATCTTGCTGAGGAAAACGAGAGGCTGAGGCAGGAGGTGGAGAGGCTACGTGCCGAGCTTAACCAGATCAAGGAGAGGCTGGCTAGCCTCCTCAAGTAG
- a CDS encoding radical SAM protein — protein MYYNMVFRGGLARGCELCLLGAKSVIFITGLCPLSCFYCPVSAERFGRDVIYVNDVPVQRLEDIPKIVAEYASDGAAVTGGDPSVVAERVKAVADILKKEFGDGFHIHMYTHILNLNSKRVGILASSRVDEVRIHITSRGQAAGREKYLKALVAAGKTLGAEVPALPGYEKEIADAVNALAPYISFVNINELDVSESNVERLRAAGYRVEGLNVAGSLEAARKIAEMVAVPAHICTSRSKDIVQIGSRLFRHAMATAAPNEYVRDDGAVYYDEGGAHPRSLKASNIKIRLTVGTKKLEI, from the coding sequence GTGTATTACAACATGGTGTTTAGAGGGGGCCTCGCAAGGGGGTGCGAGCTGTGCCTCCTGGGCGCCAAAAGCGTAATATTTATCACAGGCCTCTGTCCCCTTAGCTGTTTCTACTGTCCTGTGAGCGCCGAGAGGTTCGGCCGCGACGTTATTTATGTAAACGACGTGCCGGTACAGAGGCTGGAAGATATACCCAAAATCGTCGCAGAGTACGCCTCCGACGGCGCCGCCGTGACCGGGGGGGATCCCTCGGTGGTGGCCGAGAGAGTCAAGGCCGTGGCGGACATCTTGAAGAAAGAATTCGGCGACGGCTTCCACATACACATGTACACCCACATCCTCAACCTAAACAGCAAAAGAGTCGGCATCTTGGCGTCCAGCCGGGTGGACGAGGTTAGGATACACATAACGTCGAGGGGGCAGGCGGCTGGGAGGGAGAAGTATCTAAAGGCCCTTGTTGCGGCTGGAAAAACCCTCGGCGCCGAGGTGCCGGCCCTTCCGGGATATGAAAAAGAAATCGCCGATGCCGTCAACGCCTTGGCGCCCTACATAAGCTTCGTAAACATCAACGAGCTAGACGTCTCTGAAAGCAACGTGGAAAGGCTGAGGGCCGCGGGGTACAGAGTGGAGGGCCTCAACGTGGCTGGGAGCCTAGAGGCGGCGAGGAAGATAGCCGAGATGGTGGCTGTGCCGGCCCACATATGCACAAGCCGCTCGAAAGACATTGTGCAGATTGGGTCACGCCTATTTAGACACGCCATGGCCACGGCCGCGCCTAATGAATACGTACGCGACGACGGAGCCGTGTACTACGACGAGGGGGGAGCACACCCGAGAAGCCTAAAGGCGAGCAACATAAAGATAAGGCTGACGGTAGGCACGAAAAAACTCGAGATATAG
- a CDS encoding glucodextranase DOMON-like domain-containing protein: MNSEKMFLAVIFAALIYAQGVFTVQTATDLTGDYKGPGWFTPPQNPVFKNGTVFDLTKFEVLYNATADALVFRITFADLGGNPWGSETGFSLQYIQIYISRGFPGNPWGTVSCSVLRPDDGNVASGNAFFDEATRFFCPDPANLTQYKYTPGVRFSGQAPWDVAIFIGPKWGNETVNYVAVADVTGGTISVSPLPRVYAQGNSIVAVVPRKLIPPTTRLMSDFPQPTWRYYVLVTSYDGFGPGRIRPFGPVAQEWTVGVGAANASAVLSGTVPRVLDILGPNTPLRTFTRNASAVLEPQSLSWGNFPLAYTTTTVNKIVPLTVTRTDTLTVTETSYVTTTSVSTVTQTQQIYVEKPYVDPTSYAVMGLGVVAGLAGALAAARRK; this comes from the coding sequence ATGAACTCGGAAAAGATGTTCCTAGCAGTTATATTTGCCGCATTGATATATGCACAGGGTGTGTTTACTGTACAAACGGCCACTGACCTCACTGGAGACTACAAGGGGCCTGGCTGGTTTACACCGCCTCAGAACCCCGTTTTTAAAAACGGCACAGTATTCGACTTGACTAAGTTCGAAGTGCTTTACAACGCAACGGCGGATGCCCTCGTCTTTAGAATAACCTTTGCAGATCTAGGCGGCAACCCCTGGGGCTCCGAGACTGGCTTCTCGCTCCAGTACATCCAGATATACATAAGCCGGGGGTTCCCGGGCAACCCCTGGGGCACCGTCTCCTGCTCCGTGCTTAGGCCAGACGACGGCAATGTTGCGTCTGGCAACGCCTTCTTCGACGAGGCTACCCGCTTCTTCTGCCCAGATCCGGCGAATCTAACTCAGTATAAGTACACGCCCGGCGTGAGATTTTCGGGGCAGGCTCCGTGGGATGTTGCTATTTTCATTGGGCCTAAGTGGGGCAACGAGACGGTTAACTATGTAGCTGTGGCGGACGTCACCGGCGGCACCATCAGCGTGTCTCCGCTACCCCGCGTATACGCCCAGGGCAACTCCATAGTGGCTGTGGTGCCGAGGAAGCTCATACCGCCCACCACTAGGCTGATGAGCGACTTCCCACAACCCACGTGGAGATACTACGTCTTAGTTACGTCATACGACGGCTTCGGCCCCGGCCGGATCAGGCCCTTCGGGCCGGTGGCCCAGGAGTGGACTGTGGGCGTCGGCGCGGCTAACGCCTCAGCGGTGCTCTCCGGCACCGTGCCAAGGGTCCTAGATATACTAGGGCCAAATACGCCACTCAGAACATTCACGAGGAATGCCTCCGCGGTTTTGGAGCCGCAGTCTTTGAGCTGGGGCAACTTCCCGCTGGCGTACACAACCACCACTGTGAATAAGATAGTACCTCTGACTGTTACGAGGACCGACACGTTAACCGTTACGGAGACTTCCTACGTCACTACCACGTCCGTCAGTACTGTCACGCAGACGCAGCAGATATATGTGGAGAAGCCGTATGTCGATCCGACTAGCTACGCCGTGATGGGGCTCGGCGTCGTCGCTGGGCTGGCGGGGGCGCTTGCCGCGGCGAGGCGCAAGTAG
- a CDS encoding ABC transporter substrate-binding protein, with protein MKIKIVLLAIMILGTMLFAQYTPPTTSPGPAVDKIIGKSVPIAQAAAAVKAGDIDVYIFGMRASLAAPLKGDPTVALYTAAAGFNDIVLNPAPTNPPCLNPFSDREIRFAMQFVVDRDYVANEIFKGFAVPMYIWLSPYDPTYSVVADIISQLGIRYDLDYAKSVVDRRMPQLGATKGADGKWYCGGKPVTIIGLIRIEDERKDIGDAFASALEQLGFTVDRKYVTFDVAIQTVYGTDPKQFQWHFYTEGWGKGALDRWDTSSISQYCASWFSYMPGWGTAGWYNYANETIDKITDTLYKGAFKSFQEYIDLYRQATLMCISESIRVFVNTNLNAYVASPNLKGVTVDLGAGLRASVYNARNWYVPGKDVVNVGHLWIWTASSAWNPVPQGGFTDVYSVDWYRMMYDPATWNHPFTGEPMPFRATYSVETKGPDGYFDVPADAYRWDAKQKAWVSAGGAKAKSRVVINYAKYVGAKWHDGQPIKLADVLYIYAFLWDISNDPKKVARESGVASYVNSTMAIIKGIRIINDTAIEVYVDYWHFDPNYIVAQAVVTPDMPWEVYYAVDQLVYVNQTYAASRAGATKYNVPWLSLILKDHAKAAATVLQSAADKGVFPENWFKVGDKVLFTKDEALARYRAAVDWYNKYGHMVISQGPFYLYAIDTAKQYIELRAYRDPTYPYKPGAFYFGTATPVSVKAINVPTIAVGQSGSVSISLEVPPGAGKIYYKWGIIDPTTGKFVYISDLASASAAPLTVTIPADVASKLTANKAYKFWLLTYAENVPVVSEATQVFIPKTAAPTTPTPTPTPTPSPTPSPTPSPQPTSPPPPTVVTTTTALPATGTTEALAAGVVGLLAVLGALAFALRKRGGGKEETKVR; from the coding sequence ATGAAAATCAAAATAGTCCTATTGGCGATAATGATACTGGGCACGATGCTTTTTGCCCAATACACGCCTCCCACCACAAGCCCGGGTCCAGCTGTTGATAAAATCATCGGTAAATCTGTACCGATTGCCCAGGCGGCCGCCGCGGTTAAGGCCGGCGACATAGATGTCTATATATTCGGCATGAGAGCGTCGCTGGCGGCTCCGCTTAAGGGAGATCCGACTGTCGCGCTCTACACCGCGGCCGCCGGCTTCAACGATATAGTTCTCAACCCCGCGCCGACAAATCCGCCTTGTCTCAATCCCTTCTCCGACCGCGAAATTAGGTTCGCCATGCAGTTTGTCGTGGATAGGGACTACGTGGCGAATGAAATTTTCAAGGGATTCGCCGTGCCGATGTACATCTGGCTGTCCCCCTACGACCCCACATATTCTGTGGTGGCTGACATAATTTCCCAGCTTGGGATAAGGTACGACTTAGACTACGCCAAGTCTGTGGTGGATAGGAGAATGCCCCAGCTGGGCGCCACGAAGGGCGCCGACGGCAAGTGGTACTGTGGGGGTAAGCCGGTGACGATAATAGGGCTGATCCGCATCGAGGACGAGCGTAAGGACATCGGCGACGCCTTCGCCTCGGCCCTCGAGCAATTGGGATTCACAGTGGATAGGAAGTACGTAACGTTTGACGTGGCGATACAGACCGTATACGGGACTGATCCCAAGCAGTTCCAGTGGCATTTCTATACCGAGGGCTGGGGTAAGGGCGCACTTGACAGATGGGATACAAGCTCTATTTCGCAGTACTGCGCCTCGTGGTTTAGCTACATGCCCGGGTGGGGCACCGCTGGCTGGTACAACTACGCAAATGAGACAATAGACAAGATTACGGACACGTTATATAAGGGCGCCTTTAAGTCCTTCCAAGAATATATAGATCTCTATAGACAGGCCACTTTAATGTGCATCAGCGAGTCGATAAGGGTGTTTGTCAATACAAATCTAAACGCCTACGTAGCCTCACCCAACCTAAAAGGTGTAACTGTTGACCTAGGCGCCGGGCTGAGGGCTTCTGTGTACAACGCAAGGAACTGGTACGTGCCAGGTAAAGACGTGGTTAACGTGGGCCACCTGTGGATCTGGACCGCGTCAAGTGCCTGGAACCCGGTTCCACAGGGCGGCTTCACCGACGTCTATTCGGTGGATTGGTACAGGATGATGTACGACCCGGCGACGTGGAACCATCCGTTTACCGGCGAGCCGATGCCGTTTAGGGCCACCTACTCTGTGGAGACTAAGGGGCCAGACGGGTATTTCGACGTTCCGGCAGATGCCTATAGATGGGACGCAAAGCAGAAGGCCTGGGTCAGCGCTGGCGGCGCCAAGGCCAAGTCCAGGGTGGTTATCAACTATGCCAAATACGTAGGTGCCAAGTGGCACGACGGCCAGCCGATAAAGCTGGCCGATGTGTTGTATATCTATGCATTCCTGTGGGATATTTCTAACGATCCGAAAAAGGTGGCCCGCGAGTCTGGCGTTGCCTCATATGTGAATAGCACGATGGCGATAATTAAGGGGATTAGGATAATAAACGACACGGCGATTGAGGTCTACGTCGACTACTGGCACTTCGACCCCAACTACATAGTGGCTCAGGCGGTGGTGACTCCAGACATGCCTTGGGAGGTCTACTACGCGGTGGATCAACTGGTCTACGTGAATCAGACATATGCCGCTTCTAGGGCGGGGGCTACCAAATACAATGTACCGTGGCTGTCGCTGATTTTGAAAGACCACGCCAAGGCGGCCGCTACTGTTCTACAGTCGGCGGCTGATAAAGGCGTTTTCCCAGAAAACTGGTTTAAGGTCGGGGACAAGGTCCTATTTACGAAAGACGAGGCTTTGGCGAGGTATAGGGCCGCGGTGGATTGGTACAACAAATACGGCCACATGGTGATATCCCAGGGCCCGTTCTATCTCTACGCAATAGACACAGCTAAGCAGTACATCGAGCTTAGGGCGTATAGAGACCCCACCTATCCCTACAAGCCAGGCGCATTCTACTTCGGCACCGCGACACCTGTGTCTGTCAAGGCGATTAACGTTCCCACGATCGCCGTGGGCCAATCCGGCTCTGTGTCTATTTCACTGGAGGTGCCGCCCGGCGCTGGTAAGATATACTACAAGTGGGGCATTATAGACCCCACCACTGGGAAATTTGTATACATATCGGATTTAGCCTCGGCGAGCGCCGCACCTCTTACAGTTACGATACCTGCAGACGTGGCGTCGAAGTTAACGGCTAACAAGGCGTATAAATTCTGGCTACTGACTTACGCGGAGAACGTGCCAGTGGTCTCCGAGGCGACTCAAGTATTCATACCAAAGACCGCGGCCCCCACCACGCCAACCCCAACGCCTACCCCGACCCCATCGCCCACGCCTTCTCCAACTCCATCGCCACAGCCCACTTCTCCGCCGCCTCCGACCGTGGTGACTACCACGACGGCTTTGCCTGCCACAGGCACTACCGAGGCTCTAGCCGCCGGTGTAGTTGGTTTACTCGCCGTGTTAGGTGCCTTAGCCTTTGCGCTTAGGAAGAGAGGCGGGGGTAAAGAGGAGACGAAGGTTAGATAG
- a CDS encoding ABC transporter permease produces the protein MASLAKTLIVKAVTLIIVLIGVLFLLAIIMGATGLSDKVLNSTLTAEVQEYKQQLSRQIKDPTVLERAVEEYKKERAAALGLDKPWYVRLPQLIYRLLFLDLGYSRTLQSSWGSNKISDLIIDRLPNTIILTTTGILFTSLVGIWMGLYIGSNIGSRSDRVVSILSAASYALPLWFTGLVLILALAYGPKVLWGVQIFPPGGMVSVPPPKEPLAYALDLLWHLALPLTASFIVFFGSWAYTTRNIVFNVSQEDFVNFARAKGLPEGVVRSRYILRPSLPPILTNLILSLAYSISGYIITERVFNWPGMGSLYYQAITALDEPVIFALTYVFTLVYIVARFILEVLYIVVDPRIRLS, from the coding sequence ATGGCTTCTCTTGCAAAAACGCTTATCGTAAAGGCCGTGACTCTCATAATTGTTTTAATCGGCGTATTGTTCCTATTAGCTATTATAATGGGGGCTACGGGGCTGTCTGATAAGGTACTAAACTCTACATTAACTGCCGAGGTGCAGGAATATAAACAACAGCTCAGTAGGCAGATAAAGGACCCTACAGTTTTGGAAAGGGCTGTAGAGGAGTATAAGAAGGAGAGGGCCGCGGCGCTGGGTCTCGACAAGCCTTGGTACGTGAGGTTGCCTCAGTTAATCTACAGGTTATTATTTCTAGATTTGGGGTATTCCAGGACATTACAGTCATCTTGGGGATCTAACAAGATATCTGACCTAATCATAGATCGGTTGCCTAACACCATCATCCTCACCACCACGGGTATACTCTTCACCTCTCTTGTGGGCATATGGATGGGTCTGTACATAGGCTCTAATATTGGAAGCAGATCTGATAGGGTTGTCTCTATCTTATCGGCGGCTTCCTACGCCCTCCCGCTGTGGTTTACGGGCCTCGTTTTAATACTGGCCCTCGCCTACGGGCCTAAGGTGTTGTGGGGTGTGCAGATATTCCCGCCGGGGGGCATGGTGTCTGTGCCCCCTCCCAAGGAGCCGCTGGCGTATGCCCTCGACTTGTTGTGGCACCTAGCACTGCCCCTCACGGCCTCATTCATCGTGTTTTTCGGAAGCTGGGCGTATACCACCAGGAACATAGTCTTTAACGTGTCGCAAGAGGATTTTGTTAACTTCGCCAGGGCTAAGGGCCTCCCGGAGGGTGTGGTGAGGAGTAGGTATATTCTCCGGCCATCTCTGCCGCCTATCTTGACAAACTTAATTCTAAGCCTTGCTTATTCTATCTCTGGCTACATAATTACCGAGAGGGTCTTCAACTGGCCTGGGATGGGGTCGCTTTATTACCAGGCGATTACGGCGCTGGACGAGCCGGTGATTTTCGCCTTGACGTACGTCTTCACCTTGGTTTATATCGTGGCTAGGTTTATTTTGGAGGTTCTCTACATCGTGGTGGATCCGCGTATTAGGTTGTCATGA
- a CDS encoding ABC transporter permease, with the protein MIREFFKSPAGLAGAAILILFSLISIYVVLTFPLDYGTRYWSNPKFWEDYPKLVPPVWYNYFVPYRLPQHYVENMYRPSEVSENVKRWVFNYTLDSDKFPTGIIFKYSNLTFYGDVPVISLKVKRPDGREVVLLDYDTGIPPPRPGEAAPYVRFVENPRSIILSADPQAIRKVTAFANDLGVACTTSDVREASLLPYIVFGQPLSKNCVAESFKTLKGTYVFEVEMVGDPRDQIGLVRLVIQGAVYGAMGTDYLGRDLAQGLLFGFPVALFIGGVVALLATLVGLALGILSGYIGGRVDEGIQRFADVMNNLPTLPLLILFVFVLGRSIFNIILVLVVFGWAGTTIIVRSMVLSIKSSQFVEAAKLAGASSWWIMRRHILPPVLPYAFALMIFAIPGAILSEASLSFLGLGDPSIPTWGQILQQAFDNGALQNFAWWWILPPGLLIIVTAVGFVLVFFALEPIVNPRLKRQ; encoded by the coding sequence ATGATTAGGGAGTTTTTTAAGAGTCCAGCGGGGCTGGCGGGAGCGGCGATTTTGATACTGTTCTCGCTGATTTCGATATACGTGGTGCTCACCTTCCCGCTTGACTACGGCACTAGATACTGGTCAAATCCGAAATTCTGGGAGGACTATCCGAAGCTTGTCCCGCCTGTTTGGTACAACTACTTCGTGCCGTATAGATTACCCCAACACTATGTTGAAAATATGTATAGGCCTAGTGAGGTGTCTGAAAATGTGAAAAGGTGGGTGTTTAATTATACTCTAGACTCAGATAAGTTCCCCACTGGGATAATTTTCAAATACTCAAATCTGACCTTCTACGGAGATGTCCCGGTGATTTCTCTTAAAGTAAAGAGGCCAGACGGCAGAGAGGTCGTCTTGCTTGATTACGATACAGGCATACCTCCGCCCAGGCCTGGAGAGGCGGCGCCGTACGTTAGATTTGTGGAGAACCCCAGATCTATCATCCTCAGCGCGGATCCCCAAGCTATTAGGAAGGTGACGGCCTTTGCCAACGATCTGGGGGTTGCCTGCACCACCTCGGACGTCAGAGAGGCTTCTTTGTTGCCCTACATAGTCTTTGGCCAGCCCCTCTCCAAAAACTGTGTAGCTGAGTCGTTTAAGACGCTTAAGGGCACCTATGTTTTCGAGGTTGAGATGGTGGGAGATCCGAGAGATCAGATCGGCCTCGTCCGCCTCGTCATCCAGGGCGCCGTCTACGGCGCGATGGGGACAGACTACCTAGGCCGCGACCTCGCCCAGGGTTTGCTATTTGGCTTCCCCGTGGCTCTCTTCATCGGCGGCGTGGTGGCGCTGCTCGCCACCTTGGTGGGGCTGGCTTTGGGCATTCTCAGCGGCTACATCGGCGGTAGAGTAGACGAGGGGATTCAGAGATTTGCAGACGTCATGAATAACCTGCCCACCCTCCCACTCCTAATTCTATTCGTCTTTGTGCTTGGACGCAGTATTTTCAACATAATACTGGTGCTGGTGGTCTTTGGCTGGGCTGGCACCACGATTATCGTCAGATCTATGGTGCTGAGCATAAAGTCGAGCCAGTTCGTCGAGGCCGCGAAGCTGGCTGGGGCTAGTAGCTGGTGGATTATGAGGAGGCATATACTGCCGCCGGTGTTGCCCTACGCCTTCGCCCTCATGATATTTGCAATACCGGGGGCCATATTGTCTGAGGCCAGCCTCAGCTTTCTGGGGCTGGGCGACCCCTCGATACCCACCTGGGGCCAGATTTTACAACAAGCTTTCGACAACGGCGCGCTTCAGAACTTCGCGTGGTGGTGGATCCTGCCGCCCGGCCTGTTGATCATCGTGACCGCGGTTGGGTTCGTGCTGGTGTTCTTCGCTCTGGAGCCTATTGTCAACCCCAGGCTCAAACGGCAATAA
- a CDS encoding 30S ribosomal protein S13, which translates to MSQEMRAIVRIGDTDLDGGKEVAYSLAKIKGIGIATAYAICWKLGIDPHAILGALPEEQINKLDWAVRNLHELAPAWFLNRRKDPETGRDIHLIGSELVLAAKRDVDLAKKLKSWRGVRHSLGLKVRGQRTVTTGRFGATAGVTKKKAAAGGK; encoded by the coding sequence GTGTCTCAGGAAATGAGGGCCATCGTACGTATTGGCGATACGGACCTTGACGGGGGGAAGGAGGTGGCTTACTCCCTGGCTAAAATCAAGGGAATTGGCATAGCCACTGCCTATGCGATTTGCTGGAAGCTGGGTATAGATCCCCACGCCATCCTAGGCGCGCTCCCGGAGGAGCAGATTAACAAACTTGACTGGGCGGTGCGAAACCTCCACGAACTGGCGCCCGCCTGGTTTCTAAATAGAAGGAAGGACCCAGAGACAGGTAGAGATATCCACTTGATTGGCTCTGAGCTCGTGCTGGCGGCTAAGAGAGATGTGGACCTGGCGAAGAAGTTGAAGAGCTGGAGGGGTGTCAGACACTCTCTTGGCTTAAAGGTTAGAGGCCAGAGGACGGTTACCACTGGGAGGTTTGGCGCCACTGCCGGCGTTACCAAGAAGAAGGCCGCCGCTGGGGGTAAGTAA
- a CDS encoding 30S ribosomal protein S4 has protein sequence MGGLKKPKKRYLAGKPKKIWNKSLLLEELQLMGEYGLRNKKELWLARARLKWIVRRARSLLSMTAEERAPLEMPFKEKLYKMGFIEDPNVSLDRILSLDVRAVLERRLQTVIYRMGLAKSIYHARQLIVHGHVAVAGRRVTSPGFLVPRELEDKISLIQ, from the coding sequence ATGGGTGGCTTGAAGAAGCCTAAGAAGAGGTACCTCGCCGGTAAGCCGAAGAAGATTTGGAACAAGTCTCTTTTGCTAGAGGAGCTCCAGCTGATGGGTGAGTACGGGCTTAGGAATAAGAAGGAGCTGTGGCTTGCAAGGGCGAGGCTGAAGTGGATTGTGAGGCGCGCCCGCTCTCTGCTTTCCATGACAGCCGAGGAGAGGGCGCCGCTTGAGATGCCCTTTAAGGAGAAGCTCTACAAGATGGGGTTTATCGAAGATCCCAACGTCTCTCTAGATAGGATACTGTCGCTTGATGTGAGGGCTGTATTAGAGAGGAGGTTGCAAACAGTTATATACAGGATGGGGCTGGCGAAGTCTATATACCACGCTAGGCAGTTGATAGTACACGGACACGTGGCTGTGGCGGGGAGGAGGGTCACCTCCCCGGGCTTTCTAGTGCCTAGGGAGCTTGAGGATAAGATTTCTCTCATCCAGTGA